A region from the Methanomassiliicoccus sp. genome encodes:
- a CDS encoding NosD domain-containing protein translates to MIGTASLAVLVSPTIDAATSSGAIRINGNADLMSQANAGGWRGDGSASNPYVISGLSISGVKGNGIYLGNTTLYVTISGCTVSGTSYVSDSYNVGAGIEISGASHVTITGNTISGTANDGILVAYGGYNSITGNNIAISGASTGMAIHLYSSNNNDISNNVISCSVSNGIYLVVASNNRISGNTVSITSSSGEGIHLCTSSNGNTISGNNITSLSVNGIYILKSSNSNVISGNTIHCTTSVGVYVNPSCVGNVVTGNIVNPSSSTDTTAPTLTITSPVSGSTTTATHPTISWTASDASGIAYFQIVRDGGSWVQLSSSQTSYTTVNSLAGGSHTVTVRAVDTVGNYKDATVVFSVSTASADTTAPSLMIVSPSNGATTTATHPTISWTASDASGIAYFQIVRDGGSWVQLSSSQTSYTTVNSLSQGGHTMTVRAVDNAGNYKDATVTFTVSIAAVDKTAPTLTITSPVSGSTTTATHPTISWTASDASGIAYYQIVRDGGSWVQLSSGQTSYTTVYSLVNGDHTVTVRAIDNAGNYTDATTTFTVMS, encoded by the coding sequence ATGATCGGGACCGCATCGCTCGCCGTGCTGGTCTCACCGACGATCGACGCCGCGACATCGTCTGGCGCCATTAGGATAAACGGGAATGCCGACCTGATGAGCCAGGCCAATGCGGGCGGTTGGAGAGGTGACGGATCGGCATCGAACCCTTACGTCATCTCAGGATTGAGCATCAGTGGCGTAAAGGGGAATGGCATCTACCTTGGCAACACCACGTTGTACGTCACCATAAGCGGTTGCACAGTAAGCGGAACAAGCTATGTGTCCGATTCATACAACGTGGGCGCGGGGATCGAGATCTCCGGAGCATCGCATGTTACCATCACCGGCAATACCATCAGCGGAACCGCGAACGATGGCATCCTGGTTGCATACGGCGGCTATAACAGCATCACTGGCAACAACATCGCCATCAGTGGTGCCAGCACAGGTATGGCCATCCACTTGTACTCATCCAATAATAATGACATATCCAATAACGTCATTAGCTGCTCGGTGAGCAATGGCATCTACCTGGTGGTGGCAAGCAACAACCGGATATCGGGGAATACCGTATCCATTACCAGCAGCTCGGGTGAAGGCATCCACCTATGCACGTCGAGCAATGGCAATACCATCTCCGGCAATAACATAACCAGCTTGAGCGTCAACGGCATCTACATCTTGAAATCGAGCAACAGTAACGTCATCTCTGGCAACACGATCCACTGCACCACGAGTGTAGGGGTCTATGTGAACCCGTCGTGCGTAGGCAATGTCGTCACTGGCAATATTGTCAATCCAAGCAGCTCCACTGACACGACCGCGCCGACGCTTACCATCACGTCGCCGGTGAGCGGATCGACCACCACCGCCACGCATCCCACGATCTCGTGGACGGCGAGCGATGCCTCCGGCATCGCCTACTTCCAGATCGTACGTGATGGAGGCTCGTGGGTTCAGCTGTCCTCATCACAGACCAGTTACACCACGGTGAACTCGCTGGCCGGCGGCTCGCACACCGTCACCGTTAGAGCGGTGGACACTGTCGGCAACTACAAGGACGCCACCGTAGTCTTCTCGGTCTCGACCGCTTCCGCGGACACCACTGCACCGTCGTTGATGATCGTCTCGCCATCCAACGGCGCGACCACCACCGCCACGCATCCCACGATCTCGTGGACGGCGAGCGATGCTTCCGGCATCGCCTACTTCCAGATCGTTCGTGATGGAGGCTCGTGGGTTCAGCTGTCCTCTTCGCAGACCAGTTACACCACGGTGAACTCGCTGTCGCAGGGAGGTCATACGATGACGGTGAGGGCAGTGGACAACGCCGGCAACTACAAGGATGCCACGGTGACGTTCACCGTGTCTATCGCCGCCGTCGATAAGACCGCGCCGACGCTTACCATCACGTCACCGGTAAGCGGATCGACCACCACCGCCACGCACCCCACGATCTCCTGGACGGCGAGCGATGCCTCCGGAATAGCGTACTATCAGATCGTGAGGGATGGAGGCTCGTGGGTTCAGCTGTCATCAGGGCAGACCAGTTACACGACCGTGTACTCTCTGGTCAATGGCGACCATACTGTCACGGTGAGAGCGATAGACAATGCCGGCAACTATACGGACGCGACCACGACCTTCACCGTTATGAGCTGA
- the kdpA gene encoding potassium-transporting ATPase subunit KdpA — translation MKSDLKGKDLVSRISGLARSATGALRKQTRAAISLFLILVLITGIVYPLLVTGVAQVLFPHQANGSQIVDNGTVVGSELIGQPFSDPKYFWGRPSATPSFEYNASLSSGSNYANNNTKLVDVAQARIDALHAVDPNNTEPIPSDLVTSSGSGLDPDISVASAEYQLSRVARERHLSEEAVQALIDQNTDDRQLGILGERTVNVLQLNLALDGLQAQGGEVDGATVRSVQTTDERVLGMTTYDWLFLSFLAIILIIAAWLIGRLFTTIYDERPGRITRSLGKIETRLFKWPKVGNEGMSWKTYAFALLLFNLIGILFLMCVILLQPFLPFNPQNNGPVSLDTAFNTAVSFTTNTNWQSYAGETTMSYFTQMVGLTVQNFLSAASGLAVLMALIRGIRQRTTKDLGNFWKDVTRATLILLPLSFVLALILVSQGSVQTLDGPISAHLLQPVTDSAGDLITVQTIPVGPVASQEAIKMLGTNGGGFFNTNSAHPFENPTPLSNLLEIFALLLIPVGVVFAFGEMVKDRRQGLALLVVMFVILAAFLGLAIWAEEGGNPALGKMGVSQIATEFQPGGNMEGKEARFGVVPSCTFAAATTATSCGAVDSMHDSYTALGGLSPLMLMQFGEVAFGGVGSGLYGMLVFVLIAVFIAGLMIGRMPDYLGKKIGPYEMKLCTIVILLPIVVILVGTAIAVMMPEGRVGPLNPGPHGFTEILYAFTSAGNNNGSAFAGLTASTPFYNYILAIIMLLGRYPIMVLTLALAGALSEKKIVPPSPGSLPTHTPLFIFWLLGIVVLLGALSYFLTLALGPIVEFLMMGG, via the coding sequence ATGAAAAGCGATTTGAAAGGAAAGGATCTCGTAAGCAGGATCTCTGGGCTTGCACGATCCGCCACTGGGGCATTGAGGAAGCAGACGAGGGCCGCCATATCCTTGTTCCTCATCCTGGTGCTCATCACGGGCATCGTCTACCCGTTATTGGTCACCGGCGTGGCCCAGGTCCTATTTCCACACCAGGCAAATGGCTCGCAGATCGTGGACAACGGCACCGTGGTGGGCTCGGAGCTGATCGGTCAACCGTTCAGCGATCCCAAGTATTTCTGGGGACGACCGTCGGCTACACCATCGTTCGAGTACAACGCATCCTTATCCAGCGGGTCCAATTATGCCAACAACAACACCAAGCTCGTTGATGTCGCCCAGGCCAGGATCGATGCGCTGCACGCTGTAGATCCGAATAATACCGAACCGATCCCATCAGACCTGGTCACCTCCTCCGGCAGCGGGCTAGACCCCGACATCAGCGTAGCCAGCGCGGAATATCAGCTATCGAGGGTAGCGAGGGAGCGCCACCTGAGCGAGGAGGCCGTCCAGGCTTTGATCGACCAGAACACCGATGATCGCCAGCTAGGCATACTGGGGGAGAGGACGGTCAACGTCCTGCAATTAAACCTGGCCTTGGATGGATTGCAGGCCCAGGGCGGGGAAGTCGACGGTGCCACTGTGAGGTCAGTCCAGACCACTGACGAGAGGGTGCTGGGAATGACGACATACGATTGGTTGTTCCTCTCATTCCTCGCGATCATACTGATCATAGCGGCCTGGTTGATCGGACGGCTTTTCACCACCATCTATGATGAGCGACCAGGTAGGATTACCCGATCCCTCGGTAAGATCGAGACTCGGCTATTCAAGTGGCCGAAGGTCGGGAATGAAGGGATGAGCTGGAAGACTTACGCATTCGCCTTGCTGTTGTTCAACCTCATCGGCATACTCTTCCTGATGTGCGTTATCTTGCTGCAGCCCTTTCTGCCATTCAATCCCCAGAATAACGGCCCGGTGTCCCTCGATACCGCTTTCAACACCGCCGTCAGCTTCACCACCAACACCAACTGGCAGTCCTATGCCGGGGAGACGACCATGAGCTACTTCACCCAGATGGTCGGCCTCACCGTTCAGAACTTCCTCTCGGCGGCCAGCGGGTTGGCGGTGCTGATGGCATTGATACGAGGCATCAGGCAGAGGACGACCAAGGACCTGGGCAACTTCTGGAAGGACGTTACCCGAGCAACGCTCATTCTTCTGCCGCTCTCCTTCGTGCTCGCCCTCATATTGGTCTCCCAGGGCAGCGTGCAGACGTTAGATGGCCCCATCTCCGCGCATCTTCTGCAGCCGGTGACCGATTCGGCAGGTGATCTCATCACCGTGCAAACCATCCCGGTCGGTCCGGTGGCATCCCAGGAGGCGATCAAGATGCTCGGAACGAACGGGGGCGGGTTCTTCAACACCAACTCCGCCCACCCCTTCGAGAATCCCACGCCCTTGTCCAATCTACTGGAGATCTTTGCTCTCCTGCTCATACCGGTGGGAGTCGTCTTCGCCTTCGGGGAGATGGTCAAGGATCGCAGGCAGGGATTGGCGCTCCTGGTGGTGATGTTCGTGATTCTGGCCGCATTCCTTGGCCTGGCTATCTGGGCTGAGGAGGGCGGTAACCCCGCGCTGGGAAAGATGGGGGTCTCTCAGATAGCAACCGAGTTCCAGCCCGGCGGCAACATGGAGGGCAAGGAAGCAAGGTTTGGGGTGGTGCCCTCGTGCACATTCGCCGCTGCCACCACCGCCACGTCGTGCGGGGCGGTGGATTCCATGCATGATTCGTACACCGCTCTCGGAGGGCTGTCGCCCCTAATGCTGATGCAGTTCGGGGAGGTGGCCTTCGGTGGAGTCGGCTCCGGCCTCTATGGGATGCTGGTCTTCGTCCTTATCGCAGTCTTCATCGCTGGTCTGATGATCGGCAGGATGCCCGATTACCTCGGCAAGAAGATTGGACCATATGAGATGAAGCTCTGTACGATCGTCATCCTGCTACCGATCGTAGTCATTCTGGTGGGGACCGCGATCGCGGTGATGATGCCCGAGGGAAGGGTGGGACCCCTCAACCCCGGTCCCCATGGGTTCACCGAGATCCTGTATGCCTTCACATCGGCGGGGAACAACAATGGCAGCGCGTTCGCCGGCCTTACCGCAAGCACCCCTTTCTACAACTACATCCTAGCCATCATTATGCTCCTGGGCCGGTACCCAATCATGGTGCTGACCCTGGCTTTAGCCGGCGCGTTGAGTGAGAAGAAGATCGTGCCTCCGAGCCCGGGCTCGCTGCCCACTCATACCCCGCTCTTCATCTTCTGGCTCCTCGGGATCGTGGTCCTACTGGGTGCGCTCAGCTATTTCCTCACATTGGCATTGGGGCCGATAGTCGAGTTCCTTATGATGGGGGGCTGA
- a CDS encoding DUF4118 domain-containing protein, whose translation MGDERPNPDELLKQVTKEERKRSRGKLKVFLGYSAGVGKTYAMLEDAHHRKDRGTDVVVALLESHGRKETEALLVGLEVLLPKVSEYHGMRLKEPDVDVVLSRRPHLVLVDELAHSNAPGSRHTKRYQDVQEMLEAGIDVYTTLNVQHLDSMNDAVAQITGVKVRETIPDSVLDEADEIKIVDVPPDELMQRFREGKVYIPPQAAIAVENFFNEGNLIALREMTFRRAAEHVDEQMLEYMKIRSIPGPWPVAETLLVCIGNSRVLNERLIRTGRRLADELKAEWYAIYVETPAHSRLSRKDRMEAMRSLELAAKMGAKTATSFGVSIAEEVVRFARKNNVIRIIVGRPPRPWWQELAFGSVASQIVSLSGPIDILIITDIGEQETEDGKRWELPKVRPIKNHYFYSIWLVLLLTIIDYFAKHYLSPTNLVMLYLIGVVVAAVTWGLWPAIFTAAVSVLAFDFFFVSPYISFRIGDTEYLITFAAFLFVGVVISLLVVRSKDNASAAQRREEYTSALYALSVDLASANDIQRAFEIVSGHIKRSCHCLSAYLLPVGSHLGVALADGGLDLDEKEMTAASWTYKNGIASGKDTDTLASASLKYYPLRTSSGVVGVMGIKPQEQDGIIKLEQERLIEAFASQTALAIERNEFWNQIYRAGNKGVVGTGVG comes from the coding sequence ATGGGAGACGAACGACCGAACCCTGACGAGCTGCTCAAGCAGGTGACCAAGGAGGAGAGGAAGCGGTCGCGGGGAAAGCTGAAAGTGTTCCTCGGGTACTCGGCGGGCGTCGGCAAGACCTATGCCATGCTGGAGGACGCCCACCACCGCAAGGACCGAGGGACCGACGTCGTGGTGGCATTGTTGGAGTCTCATGGGCGTAAGGAGACTGAGGCGCTCCTCGTCGGCCTGGAGGTCCTGCTGCCCAAGGTCAGCGAGTATCATGGGATGCGACTGAAAGAACCGGACGTCGATGTGGTGCTATCAAGACGGCCCCATCTCGTGCTGGTGGACGAGCTTGCCCACTCCAATGCTCCAGGCTCGCGCCACACCAAGCGATACCAGGACGTCCAAGAGATGCTGGAGGCGGGTATCGATGTGTACACCACCCTCAACGTCCAGCACCTCGACAGCATGAACGATGCGGTCGCCCAGATCACCGGGGTAAAGGTTCGCGAGACTATACCCGACTCGGTGCTGGACGAGGCGGACGAGATTAAGATCGTGGACGTCCCGCCCGACGAGCTCATGCAGCGGTTCCGTGAGGGGAAGGTCTACATCCCTCCTCAAGCGGCGATCGCGGTCGAGAACTTTTTCAACGAGGGCAATCTCATCGCGCTCCGGGAGATGACCTTCCGCAGAGCAGCCGAGCATGTGGACGAGCAGATGCTCGAGTACATGAAGATCCGGTCCATCCCCGGACCTTGGCCCGTGGCAGAGACCCTGCTGGTGTGCATCGGCAACAGCAGGGTGCTGAACGAACGACTGATACGTACGGGTCGCCGGCTGGCGGACGAACTGAAGGCCGAATGGTATGCCATTTATGTGGAGACACCTGCCCACAGTCGGCTGTCGCGCAAGGACCGCATGGAGGCCATGCGCAGTTTGGAGCTTGCGGCGAAGATGGGCGCGAAAACGGCCACTAGCTTTGGCGTGTCCATCGCCGAGGAGGTCGTACGCTTCGCCCGCAAGAACAACGTCATCCGGATCATCGTAGGGCGGCCGCCCCGGCCGTGGTGGCAGGAGCTGGCCTTCGGATCGGTAGCCAGTCAGATCGTCAGCCTCAGTGGGCCGATAGATATCCTCATCATCACCGACATCGGCGAACAAGAGACCGAGGATGGTAAGCGTTGGGAACTGCCCAAGGTGCGACCGATCAAGAACCATTACTTTTACAGTATATGGCTGGTGCTGTTGCTGACGATCATCGATTACTTCGCCAAGCACTATCTGTCGCCGACCAATCTGGTCATGCTGTACCTGATCGGGGTGGTGGTCGCCGCGGTCACTTGGGGCCTCTGGCCAGCCATCTTCACCGCAGCGGTGAGCGTCCTGGCCTTTGATTTCTTCTTTGTGTCCCCATACATCAGTTTCCGTATCGGAGATACTGAATACCTGATCACCTTCGCCGCCTTCCTGTTCGTAGGGGTGGTCATAAGCCTGCTGGTGGTAAGGTCCAAGGACAATGCCTCGGCTGCCCAGAGAAGGGAGGAGTATACCTCCGCACTGTACGCACTGAGCGTCGACCTAGCCAGCGCGAACGATATCCAGCGAGCGTTTGAGATCGTGAGCGGACATATCAAGCGATCCTGTCACTGTCTGTCCGCATATCTGCTACCGGTGGGCAGTCATCTGGGAGTGGCCTTGGCCGACGGCGGTCTGGACCTGGACGAGAAGGAGATGACCGCAGCATCGTGGACATACAAGAATGGAATCGCCTCGGGAAAGGACACCGACACGCTGGCGTCCGCCTCATTGAAATACTATCCCCTCCGCACATCCAGCGGGGTGGTCGGGGTCATGGGCATCAAACCTCAGGAGCAGGACGGAATAATCAAGTTGGAGCAGGAGCGGTTGATCGAAGCCTTTGCCAGCCAAACCGCCCTGGCAATAGAGCGGAACGAGTTCTGGAACCAGATCTACCGTGCTGGCAATAAGGGCGTGGTGGGGACGGGAGTAGGGTGA